A genomic segment from Chitinophaga flava encodes:
- a CDS encoding sugar MFS transporter, with protein sequence MSNQTATMNIPSKKAGYAQAMAIIGILFFVFGFVTWLNGTLIQFFQIVCELNVSQALLVTMAFFMAYFFLSIPSSMILNKTGFKNGMVLGLVIIAVGSLVFIPAANARSFGMFLTGLFIQGAGLALLQTASNPYASIIGPKESAAKRISILGICNKTAGALAPLVLGSIVLKGAEKLEADIAATVDTAQKNALLDSLASRVIGPYVAMAIVLVILAFLLKRSALPEIDTNTEDETTAAATNGKTNVFQFPQLVLGVICIFVYVGVEVMAGDVIGQYGKALGMSLKDTRYFTTFTLMAMLAGYVIGIATIPKYITGKKGLQISAVLGVLFTIAAYFNTGYSAVTFIALLGLANALMWPAIFPMAIDGLGRFTKIGSALLVMGIAGGGVIPQIYSGMFDQHSIFNFLYSSSIDFKHAFLYCMVPCYLYILFYSLAGDKIGKKA encoded by the coding sequence ATGTCCAACCAAACAGCAACAATGAATATACCTTCCAAAAAGGCAGGTTACGCCCAGGCAATGGCCATTATTGGCATTTTGTTTTTCGTGTTCGGGTTTGTTACCTGGCTCAATGGAACGTTGATCCAGTTTTTCCAGATAGTGTGTGAGTTGAACGTGTCGCAGGCGCTGCTGGTAACCATGGCCTTTTTTATGGCTTACTTCTTTTTATCGATTCCATCTTCTATGATCCTCAATAAAACGGGGTTCAAAAATGGGATGGTCCTGGGGCTTGTGATTATCGCAGTGGGTTCCCTGGTATTTATTCCCGCTGCTAATGCACGCAGTTTTGGTATGTTCCTGACAGGCCTGTTTATTCAGGGTGCCGGATTAGCCTTGCTGCAAACGGCTTCCAACCCGTATGCCAGCATCATCGGACCTAAGGAAAGCGCTGCCAAACGTATCAGTATTCTGGGTATCTGTAACAAAACAGCCGGTGCTCTGGCACCGCTGGTTCTCGGTTCTATTGTACTGAAAGGTGCAGAAAAACTGGAAGCTGACATAGCTGCCACCGTAGATACAGCACAGAAAAATGCACTGCTCGACAGTCTGGCTTCCCGCGTAATCGGGCCTTATGTAGCGATGGCTATCGTGCTCGTTATTCTGGCATTCCTGCTGAAACGCTCTGCCCTGCCGGAAATAGATACTAACACAGAAGATGAAACAACTGCAGCTGCTACCAACGGAAAAACCAACGTATTCCAGTTCCCGCAACTGGTGCTGGGTGTAATCTGCATCTTCGTATATGTAGGAGTAGAGGTAATGGCCGGTGACGTGATCGGTCAGTATGGTAAAGCACTGGGTATGAGTTTAAAGGATACCAGATATTTCACCACCTTCACCCTGATGGCCATGCTGGCAGGTTATGTGATCGGTATCGCTACCATTCCTAAATATATCACCGGTAAAAAAGGTTTGCAGATCTCTGCTGTACTGGGCGTGCTGTTTACCATCGCTGCCTACTTCAATACCGGTTATTCTGCAGTGACTTTCATCGCCCTGCTCGGATTGGCTAACGCGCTGATGTGGCCTGCCATCTTCCCGATGGCTATCGATGGCCTGGGCCGTTTCACCAAAATCGGTTCCGCCCTGCTCGTAATGGGAATCGCCGGTGGTGGCGTTATTCCACAGATATATAGTGGTATGTTCGACCAGCACAGCATATTCAATTTCCTATACAGCAGCAGCATCGACTTCAAACATGCTTTCCTGTATTGCATGGTGCCTTGTTATCTCTACATCCTGTTTTATTCACTGGCAGGAGATAAGATCGGCAAAAAAGCATAA
- a CDS encoding Gfo/Idh/MocA family protein: MNKQPLHRRSFLKNTAAAGIGLSMLGSSAKLFANEKKPKVRIGLIGVGARGLGHLSLCLHREDVEVVAFADPDTAFTVPKARDMITKVYGGKKKVAEYTNGPDDFRNMLKRDDIDAVIIATPWEWHTIMAVAAMKAGKTPAVEVCGASDIQECWELVNTSEATGIPVFGMENVCYRRDVMAVLNMVRQGLFGEITHLQGGYQHDLRPVKFNDGKQYYGGGVEFGDNALSEAKWRTNHSVYRNADLYPSHGLGPIGNVINMNRGNRLLTISSVATKARGLHKYIVDNSNENHPNAKVKFKLGDIVSSLITTNNGETIMLSHDTNSPRPYSLNFRVQGTNGLWMDDQDSVYIEKKSPHDQWENTGKPEDANSYFGKYDHPLWKRYANDAKGAGHGGMDWYVLNSFVESIKRGAPYQLDVYDMATWYAITPLSEQSILEGGGVQYIPDFTRGRWMNRKPIFGLDDQY, encoded by the coding sequence ATGAATAAACAACCACTGCATCGCAGAAGTTTTCTCAAAAACACGGCGGCCGCAGGTATAGGACTCTCTATGCTCGGCTCCTCTGCAAAACTATTTGCCAACGAAAAGAAACCCAAAGTAAGAATTGGCCTTATCGGCGTAGGCGCCCGCGGTCTGGGTCACCTCAGCCTCTGCCTCCACAGGGAAGACGTAGAGGTGGTAGCTTTCGCTGATCCTGATACTGCGTTTACCGTGCCTAAGGCAAGAGATATGATCACCAAAGTATATGGCGGCAAAAAGAAAGTGGCTGAATACACCAATGGTCCGGATGATTTCCGTAACATGCTGAAAAGAGATGACATCGATGCGGTGATCATCGCTACTCCCTGGGAATGGCATACCATCATGGCCGTTGCTGCCATGAAAGCCGGCAAAACCCCTGCAGTAGAAGTATGCGGTGCCTCTGATATCCAGGAATGCTGGGAACTGGTTAACACCAGCGAAGCTACCGGCATACCTGTATTTGGTATGGAAAACGTATGTTACCGCAGAGATGTGATGGCAGTACTCAACATGGTACGCCAGGGCCTCTTCGGTGAAATCACCCACCTGCAGGGCGGATACCAGCACGATCTGCGTCCGGTTAAATTCAACGACGGCAAACAATATTACGGCGGTGGCGTGGAGTTCGGCGATAACGCACTCTCTGAAGCTAAATGGAGAACCAACCACTCCGTTTACCGCAATGCTGACCTCTACCCTTCCCATGGCCTCGGCCCTATCGGCAACGTGATCAACATGAACCGCGGCAACCGCCTCCTGACCATCTCTTCTGTGGCCACCAAAGCACGCGGTCTGCATAAATATATCGTTGACAACAGCAACGAAAATCATCCAAACGCCAAAGTAAAATTCAAACTGGGTGATATCGTTTCTTCCCTGATCACCACCAACAACGGCGAAACCATCATGCTGTCCCACGACACCAACTCACCACGCCCCTACTCCCTGAACTTCCGCGTTCAAGGTACCAACGGCCTGTGGATGGATGATCAGGACTCCGTATATATTGAAAAGAAAAGCCCGCATGATCAGTGGGAAAATACTGGCAAACCAGAAGATGCCAACAGCTACTTCGGTAAATACGACCACCCGCTGTGGAAACGTTATGCCAACGACGCCAAAGGCGCAGGCCACGGCGGTATGGACTGGTACGTACTCAACTCCTTCGTGGAAAGTATCAAACGTGGCGCTCCTTATCAGCTCGACGTTTACGATATGGCCACCTGGTATGCTATCACTCCGCTGAGTGAACAGTCTATCCTCGAAGGCGGCGGCGTTCAGTACATCCCCGACTTCACCCGCGGTCGCTGGATGAACAGAAAACCAATCTTCGGCCTGGACGACCAATACTAA
- the galK gene encoding galactokinase: MIQQTREKFITLFGKEPLIVVSPGRINLIGEHTDYNDGFVLPAAIDKKIVYAVALNNTRKCNVHAVFTNETVSFDLEHVVPTPGWINYLMGVVYQLQQGNYPVEGFDCVIAGDIPVGAGLSSSAAVEGGLVAALDHIFRYGMSRMEMALLGQRAEHSFPGVKCGIMDQFANLHGKKDQVVRLDCRSLEYEYFPFDFPDYRIVLCNSMVHHSLASSEYNVRRHQCEEGVKAIQVLHPEVKSLRDATLPMLEAVRTQLPAKVYDRCKYVIEEIQRVQDATTLLKAGDLKTFGQLMYATHEGLSSLYEVSCPELDFLVSLAKEREEVTGARVMGGGFGGCTINLVRQDKVEEFRSFVTDRYQQQYGKAPEIYVTTIQNGTVINTDTADFPDERR; the protein is encoded by the coding sequence ATGATACAGCAAACAAGGGAGAAATTCATCACGTTATTTGGAAAAGAGCCACTGATAGTAGTATCCCCCGGAAGAATTAACCTCATTGGTGAACATACTGACTACAACGACGGTTTTGTACTGCCCGCCGCTATCGATAAAAAAATCGTTTATGCCGTAGCGTTAAACAATACCAGGAAATGTAATGTACATGCGGTTTTCACCAATGAAACCGTTTCCTTTGATCTGGAGCATGTAGTACCTACTCCCGGATGGATCAACTACCTGATGGGTGTGGTATATCAGCTGCAGCAGGGCAATTACCCCGTTGAAGGCTTCGACTGTGTGATCGCTGGTGATATCCCGGTAGGTGCAGGCTTGTCTTCTTCCGCAGCGGTAGAAGGTGGGCTGGTAGCAGCACTGGACCATATCTTCCGGTACGGCATGAGCCGCATGGAAATGGCGCTGTTGGGCCAGCGTGCTGAACATTCTTTTCCCGGCGTGAAATGTGGTATCATGGATCAGTTTGCCAACCTGCATGGCAAAAAAGATCAGGTGGTACGCCTGGACTGCCGCAGTCTGGAGTATGAGTATTTCCCATTCGATTTTCCTGATTATCGTATTGTGCTGTGTAACTCTATGGTGCACCATTCTCTGGCCAGCTCAGAATATAATGTGCGCCGCCATCAATGTGAAGAAGGTGTGAAAGCCATACAGGTACTGCATCCGGAGGTGAAATCCTTACGTGATGCTACCCTTCCCATGCTGGAAGCGGTACGTACGCAGTTGCCTGCCAAAGTATATGATCGCTGTAAATATGTGATAGAAGAGATCCAACGCGTACAGGATGCAACCACACTGTTGAAAGCAGGAGATCTGAAAACCTTCGGTCAACTGATGTACGCCACCCATGAAGGACTTAGCAGCCTCTATGAAGTGAGCTGCCCTGAACTGGACTTCCTCGTATCACTGGCCAAAGAGCGGGAAGAAGTGACTGGTGCCCGCGTAATGGGAGGTGGCTTCGGCGGCTGTACCATCAACCTGGTAAGGCAAGATAAAGTGGAAGAGTTCCGCTCTTTTGTGACAGACCGTTATCAGCAGCAGTATGGTAAAGCACCGGAAATATATGTGACGACCATTCAAAACGGGACTGTGATAAATACTGATACCGCTGATTTTCCTGATGAGCGAAGATAA
- a CDS encoding N(4)-(beta-N-acetylglucosaminyl)-L-asparaginase, with protein sequence MKNRRNFLKTAALSAAVFSLDSVTATAARSQAKGPVKGKPIVLSTWDFGRAANEAAWEILKKGGRALDAVEAGVRVPEADPNNHTVGYSGYPDRDGRVTLDACIMDEHGNCGSVAALEHVTHAISVARLVMEKTPHVMLVGDGALQFALANGFQKENLLTPEAEKAWKEWLKTSEYKPVINIENKSYTPTNGATAFNPLMLPGNVYNHDTIGMVAMDAEGNLSGACTTSGMAFKLHGRVGDSPIIGAGLYVDNEVGAATSTGVGEEVIKIVGSHLVVELMRQGYPPEKACKEAVERIVKRSPSKAKEIQVGFLALNKKGQYGAYCLQKGFSYAVLNKDVNNTLIDGKHYF encoded by the coding sequence ATGAAAAATAGAAGAAATTTTCTGAAAACAGCGGCCCTCAGTGCCGCTGTTTTCTCTTTAGACAGTGTAACAGCTACGGCTGCACGCTCACAAGCCAAAGGCCCCGTAAAAGGTAAGCCTATCGTACTCTCCACCTGGGACTTCGGTCGTGCCGCCAATGAAGCCGCCTGGGAGATACTGAAAAAAGGAGGCCGCGCCCTCGATGCAGTTGAAGCCGGCGTACGCGTGCCTGAAGCCGACCCCAATAACCACACCGTAGGTTATTCCGGCTATCCCGACCGCGACGGCCGTGTGACCCTCGACGCCTGTATCATGGACGAACACGGCAACTGCGGCTCCGTAGCAGCCCTCGAACATGTTACACATGCCATCTCCGTTGCCAGACTGGTAATGGAAAAAACACCACATGTCATGCTGGTAGGCGACGGTGCCCTGCAGTTCGCACTGGCCAACGGTTTCCAAAAAGAAAACCTGCTGACACCAGAAGCAGAGAAAGCCTGGAAAGAATGGCTCAAAACATCCGAATACAAACCTGTTATCAACATAGAAAACAAATCATATACACCCACCAACGGCGCTACAGCGTTTAATCCGCTCATGCTGCCGGGCAACGTATATAACCACGATACTATCGGCATGGTGGCTATGGATGCGGAAGGTAATCTCTCCGGCGCCTGCACCACCAGTGGCATGGCCTTCAAACTTCATGGCCGCGTAGGCGACTCCCCCATTATCGGCGCAGGCCTTTATGTGGACAACGAAGTAGGCGCCGCCACCAGCACCGGCGTAGGGGAAGAAGTGATCAAAATAGTAGGCAGCCATCTGGTAGTGGAACTGATGCGTCAGGGCTATCCACCGGAAAAAGCCTGCAAGGAAGCAGTAGAACGTATCGTAAAAAGAAGCCCCTCCAAAGCAAAGGAAATACAAGTAGGCTTCCTCGCCCTCAACAAAAAAGGACAATACGGCGCTTACTGCCTCCAGAAAGGATTTAGCTATGCCGTACTCAATAAAGATGTGAATAACACACTGATAGACGGTAAACATTATTTTTAA
- a CDS encoding ROK family protein, with translation MSQQLVVGIDIGGTNTKFGIVDRRGNILCDGRMLTNKHEDVNCFLEELHQQLSILIAEVGGIENIKGIGVGAPNGNYYNGNIEYAPNLRWKGVVPLASLLEKKFGLPAVLTNDANAAALGELIYGAARGMKDFIVITLGTGVGSGIVANGQLIYGHDGFAGELGHIIVIPGGRFHPGTGAHGSLEAYASATGVTNTALEFLATRPDMPSMMREHTKEEINSKLIYEAAMKGDPLAMEVYEFTGEILGAALANFVMFSSPEAIILFGGLTKAGDLIMKPVREHMEKNLLPIFQNKVKLVFSELKESDAAILGASALAWEMKD, from the coding sequence ATGAGTCAGCAACTAGTGGTGGGCATTGATATCGGAGGGACTAATACCAAATTCGGCATTGTAGATCGCAGAGGAAATATTTTGTGTGATGGTCGTATGTTAACGAATAAGCATGAAGATGTAAACTGTTTCCTCGAAGAACTGCACCAACAGCTGTCTATATTGATAGCAGAAGTTGGCGGCATCGAAAATATTAAAGGCATTGGCGTAGGTGCTCCCAATGGCAACTATTACAACGGTAATATCGAATATGCGCCCAATCTGCGCTGGAAAGGGGTAGTACCCTTGGCTAGCCTGCTGGAGAAAAAATTCGGACTGCCGGCAGTTCTCACCAACGACGCCAATGCGGCCGCTCTCGGAGAACTGATCTACGGCGCCGCCAGAGGTATGAAAGATTTTATTGTGATCACCCTGGGCACCGGCGTAGGCAGCGGTATCGTAGCCAACGGACAGCTGATATACGGTCATGATGGTTTTGCCGGCGAACTGGGACACATCATTGTGATCCCCGGCGGCCGTTTCCATCCCGGAACCGGCGCACATGGCTCCCTCGAAGCCTATGCTTCCGCTACCGGTGTTACCAACACCGCCCTGGAATTCCTGGCTACCCGTCCGGATATGCCCAGCATGATGCGGGAACATACCAAAGAGGAAATCAATTCCAAACTGATCTACGAAGCTGCCATGAAAGGCGATCCGCTAGCCATGGAAGTATACGAGTTCACCGGCGAAATACTGGGCGCTGCCCTGGCCAATTTCGTTATGTTCTCCAGCCCGGAAGCCATCATCCTCTTCGGTGGCCTCACCAAAGCAGGAGACCTGATCATGAAACCGGTAAGAGAGCATATGGAAAAAAATCTGCTCCCTATCTTCCAGAATAAAGTTAAATTGGTGTTCTCAGAACTTAAAGAAAGCGATGCCGCTATTCTGGGTGCCAGTGCACTGGCCTGGGAAATGAAAGACTAG
- a CDS encoding MFS transporter, whose amino-acid sequence MAQQTKQGAQSTHPSFFVLILVFFFWGFLAASNSIFIPFCKSHFNLTQLESQLVDFSFYSAYFIGSLILYLASAARKVDILNKIGYKKGIIYGLLISVLGSAIMIPCVNKEKIVPIKETISDISSFQVEQQLQTSDRQVKIRREKEKDTYSLLISGNEAADKYINNPHLLAEIPQGFTKDEEHHQYAGTFNKSSIEKIVTALQTDHQQTVTFGYFALILMALFIVALGFSLQQTAANPFAILLGDPAKGSHRLNLAGGINSFGTTIGPVIVSMLLFGNSKGGDVSSDISKINTLYIMLIVLFLVAAAIFAFVKMPESQDNEVFETSPKATQSIIGITVMFIMILLGLVLKYELPFFIAGIIGIIGILLYAKSASAANSEGWGAMKYPQLILGMLAIFIYVGGEVTIASNLGALLKHPGFLTPKGLAESELDPYVSLFWGSMMIGRWTGAISVFNVSKTTRKILSVIVPFIAYGVILGANIAKGNDVTVLYPYTICIAIQIIGFFAGQDKPAKTLMVFGLLGVGMVLVGLFTSGALATFAFISGGLFCSVMWPSIFALSIGGLGKYTGQGSAFLIMMILGGSLVPPVQGGLADIPSIGIHASYIIPGLCFAYLAFFAFRVKNILKSQGIDYESATSGGH is encoded by the coding sequence ATGGCTCAGCAAACAAAGCAAGGCGCACAAAGTACACATCCGTCGTTCTTTGTGCTTATACTGGTGTTCTTTTTCTGGGGTTTCCTGGCTGCATCCAACAGTATATTTATCCCTTTCTGTAAATCTCACTTTAACCTTACCCAACTTGAGTCTCAACTGGTTGACTTCTCCTTTTACAGCGCCTATTTCATCGGCTCCCTCATCCTGTATCTGGCATCTGCGGCAAGAAAAGTAGATATCCTTAATAAAATAGGATATAAGAAGGGTATTATTTACGGTTTATTAATTTCCGTACTTGGATCTGCTATCATGATCCCCTGTGTCAACAAAGAAAAAATTGTTCCCATCAAGGAAACCATCAGCGACATCAGCAGTTTCCAGGTAGAACAACAATTACAGACTTCTGATCGGCAGGTGAAAATCCGTCGTGAAAAAGAAAAAGACACTTACTCCCTCCTGATCTCCGGCAATGAAGCCGCAGACAAGTACATCAACAACCCGCACCTGCTGGCAGAGATTCCACAGGGCTTCACCAAAGATGAAGAACATCATCAGTATGCGGGTACCTTCAACAAATCCAGTATCGAAAAAATCGTTACCGCGCTGCAAACAGACCATCAGCAAACCGTTACCTTCGGTTACTTCGCACTTATCCTGATGGCGCTTTTCATCGTGGCACTCGGTTTCTCCCTTCAACAAACAGCGGCCAATCCGTTTGCCATCCTGCTGGGTGATCCTGCCAAAGGTTCACACCGTCTCAACCTCGCCGGCGGTATCAACTCCTTCGGTACTACCATCGGCCCTGTTATCGTGAGCATGCTGCTCTTCGGTAATAGCAAGGGCGGTGATGTCAGCTCCGATATCAGCAAAATCAATACCTTATATATAATGCTGATCGTATTGTTCCTCGTCGCTGCTGCCATCTTCGCGTTTGTGAAAATGCCGGAAAGCCAGGACAACGAAGTATTTGAAACATCCCCAAAAGCTACCCAATCCATCATAGGCATCACCGTCATGTTTATCATGATCCTGCTCGGACTGGTGCTGAAATATGAACTGCCTTTCTTCATTGCAGGTATCATAGGAATCATCGGTATACTCCTCTATGCTAAAAGTGCTTCTGCCGCCAACAGCGAAGGATGGGGCGCCATGAAATATCCCCAGCTGATACTGGGCATGCTCGCCATCTTTATTTATGTAGGCGGGGAAGTGACCATCGCCAGCAATCTCGGTGCATTACTGAAACATCCTGGTTTCCTCACCCCCAAAGGGCTGGCGGAATCAGAGCTGGACCCTTATGTATCGCTGTTCTGGGGTAGTATGATGATCGGCCGCTGGACTGGCGCCATCAGCGTATTCAACGTCTCCAAAACCACCCGTAAGATTCTGAGCGTAATCGTTCCTTTCATCGCTTACGGCGTTATTCTTGGCGCCAACATTGCCAAAGGCAACGATGTAACTGTCTTATATCCATACACTATCTGCATCGCGATTCAAATCATCGGCTTCTTCGCCGGCCAGGACAAACCTGCCAAAACCCTCATGGTATTTGGTCTGCTGGGCGTAGGCATGGTGCTGGTTGGCCTCTTCACCAGCGGCGCACTCGCCACATTCGCCTTCATCAGCGGTGGTCTGTTCTGCTCTGTAATGTGGCCCAGCATCTTCGCATTATCCATCGGTGGCCTGGGTAAATATACCGGCCAGGGTTCTGCATTCCTGATCATGATGATCCTCGGCGGTTCCCTCGTTCCTCCTGTACAGGGCGGCCTCGCCGACATTCCGAGCATAGGTATCCACGCCTCCTATATCATTCCGGGGCTGTGCTTTGCTTATCTCGCATTTTTTGCATTTAGAGTTAAAAACATATTAAAATCTCAAGGAATCGATTATGAGTCAGCAACTAGTGGTGGGCATTGA